A genomic stretch from Dyella sp. M7H15-1 includes:
- a CDS encoding SEL1-like repeat protein yields the protein MTKLLVRLLGAVVALVVIGVGLLLLRNDQMDRGVHALKEGNGAAALARLKPLAQFGDKTAQMLVGSIYAYGSGGIPKSDADAIYWFHRLGSFGSVVVEEGVDPAAPYELAVAKAYASGAEGVKADSAESLKWLKLAAKGGSKEAADMLTQSHH from the coding sequence ATGACTAAGCTGCTTGTTCGCCTCCTGGGTGCTGTTGTGGCGTTGGTGGTGATTGGGGTGGGATTGCTCCTTTTGCGAAACGATCAAATGGATAGAGGCGTGCACGCGTTAAAGGAGGGAAACGGCGCTGCGGCATTGGCGCGATTGAAACCACTTGCGCAGTTTGGCGATAAAACAGCTCAGATGCTTGTTGGTTCGATCTATGCGTATGGGAGCGGCGGCATTCCGAAAAGCGACGCGGACGCGATTTACTGGTTCCATCGACTTGGTTCTTTCGGGTCGGTAGTTGTCGAGGAAGGCGTTGATCCCGCAGCCCCTTATGAGCTTGCCGTTGCAAAGGCTTATGCCAGTGGTGCAGAGGGAGTAAAGGCTGACTCTGCCGAAAGTCTCAAATGGCTGAAACTAGCCGCGAAAGGCGGCAGCAAGGAAGCGGCTGACATGCTCACTCAGTCGCATCACTGA